In Helianthus annuus cultivar XRQ/B chromosome 8, HanXRQr2.0-SUNRISE, whole genome shotgun sequence, a single genomic region encodes these proteins:
- the LOC110870719 gene encoding 3-beta-hydroxylase translates to MSFTLQVLFFLSLPFILALLILSYFSSSKSVKNLPPSPPKLPLIGNLHQLGSSPHRALQAMAQTYGPLMLIQLGTVPVLVASSVDAAKQIMKTHDLIFSNRPHLNIPDKVFYACKDIAFSKYGEYWRQVKSIAVLHLLSNKRVHSYQHVRYDEMTLMMGKIRSANGSPVNLSELLITLTNNVVCRVALGRTYEGRKFKNLLERLMESLGGFSVGSYIPSLRWVDRLSGLERRADQVAKEFDEFLEDVLDEHVNKNMDNVEARDLVDILLEFRRDNAKGFRLERDMIKALIVDIFSAGTDTTFTSLEWATCELLRHPRAMKELQKEVHEIGRGKSVIAEDDLDKMPYLKAVFKEGLRLHTPLPLLVPRESTEDIKLNGYDIQSGTQVLINAWAIARDPSVWEDPEEFRPERFLNSPIDYKGFGFELIPFGAGRRGCPGIQFAMVVNELVLANLVYKFDLTLAGDEGMDMTETNGITVHKKRPIVVSATPCS, encoded by the exons ATGTCTTTCACATTACAAGTTCTTTTCTTCTTGTCACTTCCCTTCATTCTTGCTTTACTTATTCTATCATATTTTTCGTCGTCAAAATCCGTCAAAAACCTACCACCATCTCCACCAAAGTTACCATTAATCGGAAACCTTCACCAACTAGGTTCGAGCCCACACCGCGCCCTTCAGGCCATGGCTCAAACCTATGGTCCACTCATGTTGATTCAACTTGGTACAGTACCGGTACTCGTAGCATCCTCAGTTGATGCAGCAAAACAAATCATGAAAACCCATGATTTAATATTTTCAAACAGACCCCATTTAAACATTCCTGATAAAGTATTTTATGCATGCAAAGACATTGCATTTTCAAAATATGGAGAGTATTGGAGGCAGGTGAAGAGCATTGCAGTACTCCATCTTTTAAGCAACAAGAGGGTTCACTCGTATCAACACGTTAGATACGATGAAATGACTTTGATGATGGGAAAGATTCGATCGGCTAATGGATCGCCTGTTAATCTTAGCGAGTTGCTTATTACGCTAACGAATAATGTGGTTTGTAGGGTGGCTTTAGGAAGGACTTATGAAGGGAGGAAGTTTAAGAATTTGTTAGAAAGGCTTATGGAGTCGTTAGGAGGTTTTAGCGTCGGGAGTTATATTCCTTCGCTAAGGTGGGTGGATCGGTTGAGTGGATTAGAGCGAAGAGCCGATCAAGTTGCCAAAGAATTTGATGAGTTTCTTGAGGATGTTCTTGATGAACATGTTAACAAGAATATGGACAATGTTGAAGCCCGGGATCTTGTCGATATATTGTTGGAATTTCGAAGAGATAACGCCAAGGGTTTTCGACTCGAAAGAGATATGATCAAGGCTTTAATTGTG GACATATTTAGCGCGGGAACGGATACTACATTTACAAGCCTGGAATGGGCAACCTGCGAGCTATTAAGACACCCGCGAGCAATGAAAGAATTGCAAAAAGAAGTACACGAAATAGGCAGAGGAAAATCAGTAATCGCCGAAGATGACTTAGACAAAATGCCCTACCTAAAAGCCGTCTTCAAAGAAGGCCTACGCTTACACACTCCACTTCCATTGCTTGTTCCTCGTGAATCAACCGAAGACATCAAACTAAACGGATACGACATCCAGTCAGGTACTCAAGTGTTGATTAACGCATGGGCGATAGCAAGAGATCCTTCCGTTTGGGAAGATCCCGAGGAGTTTAGACCAGAGAGGTTCTTGAACAGTCCCATCGATTACAAAGGGTTTGGTTTTGAGTTGATACCGTTTGGTGCTGGACGACGTGGGTGTCCTGGTATTCAATTTGCAATGGTTGTTAACGAGCTTGTTTTGGCGAATTTGGTGTATAAGTTTGATTTGACGTTGGCGGGTGACGAGGGTATGGACATGACTGAGACCAATGGGATAACGGTTCATAAGAAGCGTCCTATCGTAGTTTCGGCAACTCCTTGTTCTTAA
- the LOC110871632 gene encoding ALBINO3-like protein 1, chloroplastic: MANSISFGSSPVLSPFPDPTRSRIANPFHRRPQFGSFSKNPKPLLIGRTLTVARFGLGHVQFPDPENFRELIDRAEGVLYTIADAVVAANPDSGVTTNAGAKQSSDWLSGISNYMETVLKFLKDGLSTLHVPYAYGFAIILLTVLVKAATFPLSKKQVESAMAMRSLQPQIKAIQERYAGDQERLQLETARLYKLAGINPLAGCLPTLATIPVWIGLYRALSNVADEGLLAEGFFWIPSLAGPTTIAARQSGSGISWLFPFVDGHPPLGWSDTFAYLVLPVLLVLSQYISVQIMQSSQPQSNDPNMKTSQTITKFLPLMIGYFALSVPSGLSLYWLTNNILSSAQQIWLQKMGGANNLAKKINFEMLKEDPPKVQESVFQTTSVKEPPKIEKPDSQGYRPGERFKQLKEQEARRKQQKEAEKAKEASLTNEAVRGDVKVDHELKADSMNSVNGDPSSSDSSQVDKTMISKIENGEDSVLYNSRRDQQQHLDENLEKEKTATCTTENKSATKDEQEE, translated from the exons ATGGCGAACTCAATCTCATTCGGGTCAAGCCCGGTACTTTCCCCCTTCCCGGACCCTACCAGATCACGAATTGCAAACCCTTTTCACCGCAGACCTCaatttgggagtttttcaaagaACCCTAAACCCTTGTTAATTGGTAGAACCCTAACGGTGGCCCGGTTCGGGCTGGGTCATGTCCAGTTTCCTGACCCGGAAAACTTTAGGGAGTTGATTGATAGAGCTGAAGGGGTTCTTTATACGATTGCTGATGCTGTTGTTGCTGCTAATCCTGACTCTGGGGTTACTACTAATGCTGGTGCCAAACAGAGTAGTGATTGGCTGTCTGGGATTAGTAATTATATGGAAACTGTTCTTAAG TTTTTGAAAGACGGGCTCTCTACGCTCCATGTTCCATATGCATACGGCTTTGCCATTATACTTTTGACAGTTCTTGTTAAGGCTGCAACATTTCCTTTGTCAAAGAAGCAG GTGGAATCTGCAATGGCCATGCGATCTTTGCAACCACAAATAAAAGCTATTCAGGAACGGTATGCTGGTGATCAG GAGCGGCTTCAGCTTGAAACTGCGAGATTATACAAACTGGCGGGAATAAATCCTTTGGCAG GATGCCTACCAACCCTAGCCACAATACCTGTATGGATTGGTCTTTATAGAGCCCTTTCAAATGTTGCGGATGAG GGGCTTTTGGCCGAAGGGTTTTTCTGGATACCATCTCTTGCGGGTCCCACAACAATTGCAGCACGCCAGAGTGGCAGTGGAATATCTTGGCTTTTTCCTTTTGTG GATGGTCATCCTCCACTTGGATGGTCAGATACGTTCGCGTATCTTGTGTTGCCCGTGCTCCTTGTATTATCTCAGTACATATCTGTGCAGATCATGCAGTCATCACAGCCAcag AGCAACGATCCGAATATGAAGACTTCTCAAACGATAACCAAATTTCTGCCGTTGATGATTGGTTATTTTGCACTTTCAGTGCCTTCTGGGCTAAGCCTTTACTG GCTTACAAACAATATATTAAGTTCAGCACAACAAATATGGCTTCAAAAGATGGGGGGTGCTAATAATCtagcaaaaaaaattaactttgAAATGCTCAAGGAAGATCCGCCCAAAGTTCAGGAATCTGTGTTTCAAACTACGTCGGTTAAAGAACCACCCAAAATAGAAAAACCTGATTCACAAGGGTATCGTCCTGGTGAGAG ATTTAAACAACTAAAAGAACAAGAAGCTAGGAGGAAACAGCAAAAAGAGGCAGAAAAAGCTAAAGAGGCTTCATTGACAAATGAAGCTGTTAGGGGAGACGTAAAAGTTGACCACGAACTTAAAGCCGATTCTATGAATTCCGTTAATGGAGATCCTTCATCTTCGGATTCCAGTCAAGTCGATAAAACCATGATTTCTAAAATTGAAAATGGCGAAGATTCGGTTTTGTATAATAGCAGAAGAGATCAACAGCAGCATCTTGATGAAAATCTTGAAAAG GAAAAAACCGCCACGTGTACCACAGAAAACAAAAGCGCAACCAAAGATGAACAAGAAGAATGA